Part of the Longimicrobiaceae bacterium genome, ACGGCGCCCGCTTCGTCGAAGATCTGGGTCATGCCCAGCTTCTTGCCGATGATTCCAGACATCACATCCTCCTCAGTCGACCTTGATCTCGACGTCGACGCCGGCCGGAAGATCCAGCTTCGTCAACGCGTCGACCGTCTGCGGGCGCGAGTCCAGAATGTCGATGACGCGCTTGTGCGTCTTCAGCTCGAACTGCTCGCGGCTCTTCTTGTCCACGTGCGGGGAGCGAAGGACGGTCCACCGCTGCGTACGCGTGGGGAGCGGGATCGGGCCGCTGATGCGGGCGCCGGTCTTCTCCGCCGTGCGGACGATGTCGGCCGTGGTCTGGTCGATCAC contains:
- the rpsJ gene encoding 30S ribosomal protein S10, whose amino-acid sequence is MAGKIRIRLKGFDHAVIDQTTADIVRTAEKTGARISGPIPLPTRTQRWTVLRSPHVDKKSREQFELKTHKRVIDILDSRPQTVDALTKLDLPAGVDVEIKVD